The genomic window CGGCTCTCCCCAGCGGGACGGATTCTTGCGTGGGCTGTGCGGCACTGCATCCCAACAGTGGCTTCCTTCCCCCAGCAGTGCCACCCCAGCCCCGTGGCACTTTATCCCCACCAGCAGTGCCCGAGCGCCTTCAAGACGGCAGCGGAACCCCACATAGTGGCAGTGTACCCGCAGCCGTGGCACTGTCCCCCCGTCGGCGTCAGCGGACCCCCTGCCGTGGCGCTGTACCCCGACGAGTGGCGCTGCACTCCGAGCAGTGTGACGGTGTCCCCGCGCGTGACGCTGTGCTTCCGCGCCATGGCGGACCGCCCTCCCATCATCCGCATCCGCTGCGAGGGCTCGGAGGACGAGTGCTGCTCGTCGGGCGGCGAGGAGGTGGCGGCGCAGTGGGGGGCAGCGCGGCCGGCGGCGCCTGACAAAAGGCACTCCGCCCCCGAGATCAGGATCAACCCCGGCGCAGTGGCGGCGCCGCTGCCCTCCTCCAGCGTCTCGTCCGCCGTCGCCAGCAACAGCGGCGGCGGGAGTCAGGCGCAGCGCTCGTGGCTGGCACCGCACGCCTCCCTCATGCCCTCGGGCGCCAGGTACTCGCTGCCGCTCATGTCGCGCTCAGCGTCAGGTGACAAACGGCTGTCGGCGCCCTCGTGCCTGGCGCCGCCGACGCACTCGGCCTACTACCCGACGTACAGCGCCAGCCCGTCGGCCTACTACAGCTCGCGGCGCTGCAGCCTCGACGAGGGCATGACCAGCGTGATCGAGGACGCGTGGCACTACCGCCGCCTGTGTCGCCTCCACCGTAGGCGCTTCTCCGACACGGCGCGGCTGGACACCCCAGGTAAGGCGTCGGCCCGGGCGCGGGTCGGGACGGCTCAGGGCGCCGACCGGGGGCAAGGTAAGGCTCTCGGTCGGGTCCGGGAAGGCAGGTGAGAGCGTCCTTGGCGTTGAGTTCTCTGGGGTATGGAAGGGAGAAGGCAGTCGCGAAGGAGTCGGTCCAGAAGCACGGTAAGGGGGTCTTGCTTCGGCGGAATGTAAGTATTAaaatattgctatttttatcggaattctttttttctctctcattcttcccttttccctttttcttttttccccttcatgctctctctttctttctttttttttcatttccatacgtattctttctccctctccctccccctccccctcccctctccctttccctttccctttccctatcctcacCCTGaccctcactttcactctcaatcatcatctccctctcgttcttcctttccctctccttctcccctttactctaccatctcctctccctctcccctctcccctctctctttccctctcctttctctctctccctctcctttctctctctccctctcctttctctctctccctctcctttctctccctccctctcctttctctctctctctcttcccctccatttcccctctccccttctctctctctcaccttctctcctttctctccgccTCCATTCACCTTTACAGACAGTTTCCAATGTTTCAAACCTTTCCGTTGCCTTCATATCTAAATCAGGATCAGACGATCCAGGCGAAGCAGTGACGTCTTTTCCCGGCTTTTGATGCCTCGCTTTATTGTACATTTGAAATTAGGTTAGACCATAATGGACGAGGCTGCAAACACGCCTTAACGCTGTTAAAGTCTGAGGCAAAACATCCGCTTTCGCAGCTgacttttttaaatatatactgtccgtctgtatgtctttctttctttctttctttctttatatttgtttctgcttgttctgttcatctgtctctttgtttcattgtccctatctgtccctatctctctctctctctctctctctctctctctctctctctctctctctctctctctctctctctctctctctctctctctctctctctctctctctctctctctccctttcccttttcctttcccttttcctttcccctctcccctctccccctttcccctctctctcattctttctcactctcattttcccaTCACTCTCCTTTTCGATTTccttttactcctctttctcatcccccccccacacacgtaaactttctctcatctctctctcccctctccccctctccccctctccccctctcctcctctccccctctccccctctccccctctccccctttcgtcgttatagtaataattaaataaacttttttttacagAATTGATCCTCAAGTCACTAATACGTCACGGGCTAACAAAAAGCAACTTGACGTCACAGTCCTTCcctttcgttatttatttatttatttgtttaaagggGGTAACTATAATATGGTCGTGCGACGTGGTTTCCTGGAAGTTATTGGATAATACCAAAGAAAACTTTAAAGATgggcaaagaaaaaatatacgctTTATTTTGTAAAGGAGGTTTAAACCTGATTATGTTCTTTGTGTTTCGTCAATTAGTCTCTCTTTCAGAAttctatttgcattgttattttgGCAGGAGATTAAAGTTTCTAGCCGGTTTGCGCCTGTATATTCTAAACGCAATACCACAGATTTTGCTAGTTTTAACATGTATCattttcctatttgtttttatcttatttttttctgtgatttggCTCTAATATCTGACTCTCATTTGCTTTTCAGGTGGAAACGAGAGCTCCAATCTCCTGC from Penaeus chinensis breed Huanghai No. 1 chromosome 24, ASM1920278v2, whole genome shotgun sequence includes these protein-coding regions:
- the LOC125038085 gene encoding uncharacterized protein LOC125038085, which encodes MADRPPIIRIRCEGSEDECCSSGGEEVAAQWGAARPAAPDKRHSAPEIRINPGAVAAPLPSSSVSSAVASNSGGGSQAQRSWLAPHASLMPSGARYSLPLMSRSASGDKRLSAPSCLAPPTHSAYYPTYSASPSAYYSSRRCSLDEGMTSVIEDAWHYRRLCRLHRRRFSDTARLDTPGGNESSNLLRMRSSLLGQSAPSLSNSLVSTP